In Nostoc sp. GT001, a genomic segment contains:
- a CDS encoding Asr1405/Asl0597 family protein → MKSYSSEIKINHLVEVNWVDRWQVYQRLEELDIPCSCAANQPLKVEISNPTAAVQLWSVVQRFTASRQDQIWTLECCWKSRYQQF, encoded by the coding sequence TTGAAATCGTATAGTTCAGAAATAAAAATAAACCACCTTGTAGAGGTGAATTGGGTAGACCGCTGGCAAGTCTATCAACGCTTAGAGGAGTTAGACATTCCCTGTAGTTGTGCGGCTAACCAGCCATTAAAAGTTGAAATTAGCAATCCGACTGCGGCTGTTCAACTTTGGAGTGTAGTACAGCGATTTACAGCCTCTCGTCAAGACCAGATTTGGACTCTTGAGTGTTGTTGGAAAAGTCGTTATCAACAGTTCTAA
- a CDS encoding Dps family protein: protein MSETQTLLRNFGHVYDNPVLLDHSVTAPVTEGFNVVLASFQALYLQYQKHHFVVEGSEFYSLHEFFNESYNQVQDHVHEIGERLDGLGGVPVATFSKLAELTCFEQESEGVYSSRQMVENDLAAEQAIIGVIRRQAAQAESLGDRGTRYLYEKILLKTEERAYHLSHFLAKDSLTLGFVQAAQS from the coding sequence ATGTCTGAAACGCAAACTTTGTTACGGAATTTTGGTCATGTATATGACAATCCTGTGTTGCTGGATCACAGTGTAACTGCTCCAGTTACAGAAGGATTTAATGTTGTATTAGCTAGTTTCCAGGCACTGTACTTGCAGTACCAAAAGCATCATTTTGTAGTTGAAGGCTCAGAATTTTACTCTCTGCATGAGTTTTTTAACGAAAGCTACAACCAAGTACAAGACCACGTTCATGAAATTGGAGAACGTTTAGATGGACTAGGTGGTGTGCCAGTAGCTACCTTCAGCAAATTAGCAGAATTAACCTGTTTTGAGCAAGAATCTGAAGGCGTATATTCCTCTCGCCAAATGGTGGAAAATGACCTAGCTGCCGAACAAGCAATCATTGGCGTAATTCGTCGTCAAGCTGCTCAGGCAGAGAGTTTAGGCGATCGGGGCACACGCTATCTATACGAAAAGATTTTGTTGAAAACTGAGGAACGTGCGTATCATTTATCTCACTTCCTCGCCAAAGACAGCTTAACTTTAGGGTTTGTCCAAGCTGCTCAAAGCTAA